The window tttttcaagacGCAACAATCCCATTCCCTACTGTGGATGCACAACTCACTGATTTGATAGAAACATCTTTCACTTGCTTTGCTCAGTTTGTGAGCAACAAGCAATATCATCAATCAAACTCTAATCTGAATCTCCTGGAGAGACAGTGGATTATCTTTATTGTGACTCAGATTCCACTATTGATATTAGAGAACTCGACAGGAAACTCTCAAGTGATAACGAATGCCTTGGGAAGTTtagatgataaagttgtCAAGGCAATAAGGACTTATTATTCTGAAAAAGATGATGCTAAGAACAGGAATGAAGATTTGTTTGACGACTATCCATCAGCAAGTCTCGACATAAGGCatgaatttatcaagagtTTGGTCAAATTAGGTTTGCAGCCAGCAACTGCGATTAATGAGTATCTCAGGGAAGACCAAGTGATAGACACAAAATCTTTACCTGTGAGGGATGATCTAACTGTCAATAATTCGCAGGGCGGCGAGGAAGTCATAACCGATATCAAACAATTTGTTTCTTCCTCTCTCGATTCACTTGAACCAGAGCTTGTCGGAATTCAGTCAAATGAACACATCGATGGGCTACAACAAGTTTTAAGAAACTTCGAGAATGTTCCGCCAACCAAGCAAAAGGTGTTATCTCACGTTTTCGTCGAGCTACTGGAAGAAGCGACTAACAAATTTGACTTCAATCGTATAGGCAAAATCTGCCTTCTActctctttcaatttttctcaCTCATTAACAGCCATACTTACCTTCATGACCCCAGTAAGGATCTGTGAaatcttgatgaagtttatCGACGTTTTATGGGATGGCTGTGTGGAAGTTAAGAGGAAAGAACTTGCAGATTCGGAGTTCGAAACGATGAATATGTTCTCCTCCTTTACATGGTCTTTGTTAATGTTGATCGTTATATCACAAAATTACGATATTTCTCTTATTGATGTTGCTTTACAATCATCAGAACTCACCACGGAAAGCTCTTTCACTATACCTTTCGTCTCAAAGCTACCTGAGATCCCTGACATTTATTTCAAAGACCAGACCAAGGCAGTAGATCCAAATATGCACACAGAGTCTCAccaaatggttgaaaaTTGGTTGAGAGATCTATTTGTTAATGGCTCTATTTCTGATTCTCTACTGCAAAGTGTTGACACAAAACAGTTGGCCTCACTGATACCTTTCATCTTTAAGCAAATCTTATTGGCTCTTGAAGTAGAAGCTATTGATGATATCTCTAACCTTGTCGGTGGCTTTGAGTATTTTTTGCAACCTTTCATGCTTATAGGCCTCATCAAGATTGTTTATTGGTTGGAACAATACCTGTACAGCTTAAGGAGTGATATGATAAATGAAAGTTTACTCGAGAAAGTGTTCACGTTACTGAACACGATTTTCAACCCGACGTCATTGAATGAAGATTCACGATCATTTCACAGCGCCGTATTGAGACTGAATGCTGTAAGGCTTTTGAGAGTGCTGCGAAAATTCCGAGTTCAATCCCAATCAAACTATGGAATTTATTCTTCCGAGGCCAGTGGGCATCCTAAATTGGAATCATTAATAAAAAGCTTCACTACAGTTTTGCAAGTATCACCCAACTACAACCTCGATCCAAGAGATATAAACTCTGAAAATGCATTTTCTCAAAAGCAACTAGGATATGGGAGCATGTTAATTCTCAACGAAAACCCTATCAACAAGATAATGACAAACCAAATCAACTCCTTTTGGAATTTACACAGCAGCACCTATTACAATCTTGAttatttggaagagatcatcGATTTGGTGACACCCCGAAACTTCCTAATCGATGTATTCCGGACACTTGAATATAAGCTGAGTACCTATGGAGTACCTGGAGTGCGCAATAAAATGTCTCCAGCGGAATCGGAACATGTATTAAACTACCTCTTCTACTTTTTGGCACTTTACGATGTTAAGTCGCAGGATGATGCTACAAAACTACTATCCTTAATGGAGAAATCCGAAATCCCTTCGACTGCGAAAGAGGCTCAGCTTAAAAGTGAGCCTGCTCCCAAGCAGGAAGCTATGCCAGATGATGACTTCGACATGCTTTTTGGTGAAAATGACACTAGTACGCatggtggtgatgaagaggtTCAAGTCACAAATGTTGAGAGAAACTGTAAATTCAACGGCACTGCTGCATACCACAGAGGGTCCTTTGGATTGTTATTGCATGAGCTTAAGGTTGATTACGATTCAGCTTTGGCAGCACGAGATATCACAAAGGAAGCCCGTGACAAACTTGATAGATATCATGAAAAGTA of the Torulaspora delbrueckii CBS 1146 chromosome 7, complete genome genome contains:
- the NUT1 gene encoding Nut1p (similar to Saccharomyces cerevisiae NUT1 (YGL151W); ancestral locus Anc_2.316), which translates into the protein MEGESVYKLALRCAEREIASADFLNLYKEFYNEKVSANVENDDSPEEKSKITEVCNRLATDLLQLLNSQRQLLLADYVAEVLFVNYNSELVNAVLPQIYSVDNPTMLLHFFSQSCAFFAKLSDSLIADDISKDAPKCIIPSVLNADPQRMDDTLIVAVCKFLQFVLKNVSGSITIESDSLRESCYALMSRLSKLNKLLHRKVSQTIDSKIEFKNAKNNLTKDSVQEYGSSPSISSPQFIASPFSTSKVPSSKASTVKYQDMKLLRFYKNIWLNNKIKNWEPIDAGFLSRYASIAPSIFQDATIPFPTVDAQLTDLIETSFTCFAQFVSNKQYHQSNSNLNLLERQWIIFIVTQIPLLILENSTGNSQVITNALGSLDDKVVKAIRTYYSEKDDAKNRNEDLFDDYPSASLDIRHEFIKSLVKLGLQPATAINEYLREDQVIDTKSLPVRDDLTVNNSQGGEEVITDIKQFVSSSLDSLEPELVGIQSNEHIDGLQQVLRNFENVPPTKQKVLSHVFVELLEEATNKFDFNRIGKICLLLSFNFSHSLTAILTFMTPVRICEILMKFIDVLWDGCVEVKRKELADSEFETMNMFSSFTWSLLMLIVISQNYDISLIDVALQSSELTTESSFTIPFVSKLPEIPDIYFKDQTKAVDPNMHTESHQMVENWLRDLFVNGSISDSLLQSVDTKQLASLIPFIFKQILLALEVEAIDDISNLVGGFEYFLQPFMLIGLIKIVYWLEQYLYSLRSDMINESLLEKVFTLLNTIFNPTSLNEDSRSFHSAVLRLNAVRLLRVLRKFRVQSQSNYGIYSSEASGHPKLESLIKSFTTVLQVSPNYNLDPRDINSENAFSQKQLGYGSMLILNENPINKIMTNQINSFWNLHSSTYYNLDYLEEIIDLVTPRNFLIDVFRTLEYKLSTYGVPGVRNKMSPAESEHVLNYLFYFLALYDVKSQDDATKLLSLMEKSEIPSTAKEAQLKSEPAPKQEAMPDDDFDMLFGENDTSTHGGDEEVQVTNVERNCKFNGTAAYHRGSFGLLLHELKVDYDSALAARDITKEARDKLDRYHEKYIHMLRTCVF